Proteins encoded within one genomic window of Verrucomicrobiota bacterium:
- a CDS encoding transcriptional regulator: MQQTYVKSTLPSSRPLLRRLTRICQLLSEKKPVNCARLADDLECSDRTIMRDFDFLRDQLNLPIEYDPRRRSYSLTAPLPNLPFLQITEAELFAILVAERIIAQYRGNPLEHDLRSAFRKLAVGLGDHLTISLGDLNAAMSFRPVGVPRADARLFKFLTEAVVNRREIEFDYSGLNKPKSHRRVHPYHLACVEQQWYLLAHDTGLDAMRTFVPARMKQVKATGEKFVQPKQIPIKRLLRDSFAIFFDRTTSYKIRIRFDAFAAPLVRERKWHHSQRIRELAGGEIELTLRLNTLQDVERWILAWGNHATALEPVELRDRLRAIIRAMASQYSA, encoded by the coding sequence ATGCAACAAACTTACGTGAAATCCACTCTGCCGTCGTCGCGCCCTCTTTTGCGGCGACTGACGCGAATCTGCCAGCTTCTTTCAGAGAAAAAGCCGGTGAATTGCGCTCGATTGGCGGATGACTTGGAATGCTCTGATCGGACAATCATGCGCGACTTTGATTTTTTGCGCGACCAGTTGAATCTGCCAATTGAATACGATCCACGTCGCCGCAGTTATTCGCTGACTGCGCCACTCCCAAATCTTCCGTTTTTGCAGATTACGGAGGCAGAGCTTTTCGCCATCTTGGTGGCAGAAAGAATTATTGCCCAATATCGTGGCAACCCGCTAGAGCACGATCTCCGATCAGCATTTCGAAAGCTCGCAGTGGGCTTGGGCGATCACTTGACGATATCGCTCGGTGATCTGAATGCTGCGATGTCCTTTCGTCCGGTTGGAGTTCCCCGCGCAGATGCGAGGCTTTTTAAGTTTTTGACTGAGGCGGTTGTGAATCGCCGTGAAATCGAATTTGATTACTCCGGCCTTAACAAACCGAAAAGTCATCGCCGGGTTCACCCCTATCATCTGGCTTGCGTTGAACAGCAGTGGTATCTCCTCGCACACGACACGGGCCTTGATGCAATGCGCACATTCGTGCCCGCCAGAATGAAGCAGGTCAAAGCCACAGGCGAAAAATTTGTTCAGCCGAAACAAATTCCAATCAAGCGACTGTTGCGCGACAGCTTCGCCATCTTTTTCGACCGCACAACATCTTACAAAATTCGCATTCGCTTTGACGCGTTCGCAGCCCCGCTTGTGCGTGAGCGAAAATGGCATCACTCCCAGCGCATCAGGGAACTTGCTGGTGGCGAGATCGAATTGACGCTCCGTTTGAACACCCTACAAGATGTCGAGCGTTGGATTCTGGCTTGGGGCAACCATGCCACCGCGCTTGAACCTGTCGAGTTACGGGATCGTCTTCGTGCAATCATCCGTGCAATGGCCTCGCAATATTCTGCCTAA
- a CDS encoding tetratricopeptide repeat protein, which translates to MKKRTPKRPSPPNRSIRRSWPGWLAVVLSMSVAFASWLWWRNASPPPPVVNTTGFDPMIAAAIAQARDAVRQAPRSAEARGRMGMMLLAHEVRAEAAASFAQASALAPRQPRWPYYLGLAELVDNPMAAATNLDRAVRLFPESELAPRLKFADTLLSLGRLDEAEGHYRRVRERDPNSAWAGLGLGKVANARDRAAEATNYLASALQDVSTRKAAHRLLLNVNQRLGRTNEAVQLARILADLPHDEPFPDPFLAEVHALKTGEAAWIDLGDEWIKAGRVAEAARLLEKTLQTYPNSDRAMFFLGRALLRLGDAARSEAVLMRAVALAPGNIEAQMQLGVTRLSRGRPKEAQPCFQAAIQAKPNLAAAWFNLGLSLGGEINRRAESMAAFREAIRLTPNSAEAYLGLAVVLRAEGQNQAAAAELRRALALQPEEPMRRKLLDQLKLVE; encoded by the coding sequence ATGAAGAAGCGAACCCCCAAACGCCCTTCGCCGCCAAACCGATCCATCCGCAGAAGCTGGCCAGGCTGGCTCGCGGTCGTGCTTTCAATGTCGGTTGCGTTCGCGTCCTGGCTCTGGTGGAGAAACGCGTCGCCGCCGCCGCCAGTCGTGAACACCACGGGTTTCGACCCGATGATCGCTGCGGCGATTGCCCAAGCTCGGGACGCGGTTCGACAGGCCCCGCGGTCCGCCGAGGCCCGGGGCCGCATGGGAATGATGTTGCTGGCGCACGAAGTTCGCGCGGAAGCCGCCGCGTCTTTTGCCCAGGCCTCCGCGCTGGCGCCGCGCCAACCGCGCTGGCCCTACTATCTTGGTCTCGCGGAACTGGTGGACAATCCCATGGCGGCCGCGACGAATCTGGATCGCGCCGTCCGCCTCTTTCCCGAAAGCGAGCTGGCGCCTCGCTTAAAGTTTGCAGACACGCTCCTGAGCTTGGGGCGTCTAGATGAGGCGGAAGGGCATTACCGCCGTGTTCGCGAACGCGATCCCAATTCGGCCTGGGCGGGATTGGGCCTCGGCAAAGTGGCTAATGCTCGCGACCGCGCCGCCGAGGCCACGAATTATCTGGCGAGCGCGCTGCAGGACGTTTCCACTCGCAAAGCGGCTCACCGCCTTCTCCTGAACGTGAACCAACGTTTGGGCCGCACCAACGAAGCCGTCCAACTGGCTCGGATTCTCGCGGACCTTCCCCACGACGAGCCATTTCCAGATCCCTTCCTGGCCGAGGTCCATGCCCTGAAAACCGGGGAGGCCGCCTGGATCGATCTCGGCGATGAATGGATAAAAGCAGGCCGCGTGGCCGAAGCCGCCCGGCTCCTCGAAAAAACCCTCCAGACTTACCCGAACTCGGATCGCGCCATGTTTTTCCTCGGACGCGCGCTCTTGCGGCTCGGCGACGCCGCGAGATCCGAGGCCGTCCTGATGCGAGCTGTTGCGCTGGCGCCCGGCAACATCGAAGCGCAAATGCAACTGGGCGTCACACGCCTGAGCCGGGGCCGACCCAAGGAAGCCCAGCCTTGTTTCCAAGCTGCCATCCAGGCCAAACCCAACCTGGCGGCGGCGTGGTTTAATCTTGGGCTGAGCCTCGGCGGCGAGATCAATCGACGCGCCGAGTCGATGGCCGCTTTTCGCGAAGCGATTCGGTTGACTCCGAATTCGGCGGAGGCCTACCTCGGACTGGCCGTGGTGCTGAGAGCCGAAGGTCAGAACCAGGCGGCGGCCGCGGAATTGCGCCGGGCACTCGCTCTGCAACCTGAAGAGCCAATGCGGCGAAAGTTGCTCGATCAATTGAAACTGGTGGAGTAG
- a CDS encoding ATP-binding protein, with protein sequence MKNQRRNSFFRLSRGRLIGDDDEVDYLEESPNAFTWSFESAYSMLVAGYTIEKYLRRQCKDWLEHAKLKKEFFFNPSCSASILAFGEAYGCLRGKIICYQADFQSQSLSISATRPVAGLVTELNEVIKTKNPIRCQHLQLIPASGGFKGILKSRPSVSLAEVILDSQMLDDIHDNTLFHLQHLPGNNGVIFHGPPGTGKSLVCQALIREAIDLGFSTCHIIGDVDFTRLAEFLSRFLNPCLLIFEDIDAFARDRLTDRESGLADFLQFLSGLTQREERWVVIATTNYPELLDKAIIERPLRFNRKFAFNLPTRDEIERLVDLYFGSATIPADKKRLCHEKGFTGAHISEIKRTAMTLSLKRNLPAPEVFPDAVSVVEKNFLPNLQPVGFRA encoded by the coding sequence ATGAAAAATCAAAGGCGTAATTCTTTCTTCCGACTTTCACGTGGACGGTTAATTGGTGACGACGACGAGGTCGATTATCTCGAAGAGTCTCCAAACGCGTTCACATGGAGCTTTGAATCTGCCTATTCGATGCTGGTGGCGGGCTACACGATCGAGAAATATTTGCGTCGGCAGTGTAAAGACTGGCTTGAACACGCCAAGCTCAAGAAGGAATTCTTTTTCAATCCGAGCTGCTCGGCCTCTATTCTGGCGTTTGGCGAGGCTTACGGTTGTTTGCGTGGCAAAATCATCTGCTATCAAGCGGATTTCCAATCCCAAAGCCTCTCCATTTCAGCCACCAGACCGGTTGCTGGTTTGGTCACCGAGTTGAATGAAGTGATCAAAACGAAAAATCCGATTCGTTGCCAACACCTCCAACTCATTCCGGCGTCGGGCGGATTCAAAGGGATTCTAAAATCGCGTCCCTCGGTTTCTTTGGCGGAGGTTATCCTCGACTCACAGATGCTCGACGACATCCACGACAACACGCTTTTCCACCTTCAGCACTTGCCCGGTAACAATGGCGTCATTTTTCACGGCCCGCCTGGAACTGGGAAATCCCTCGTTTGTCAGGCGCTCATCCGCGAGGCAATTGACTTGGGCTTTTCCACCTGCCACATCATCGGCGACGTGGATTTTACCAGACTGGCGGAGTTTCTTTCCCGCTTCCTCAATCCTTGTCTGCTTATCTTTGAAGACATAGATGCGTTTGCGCGGGATCGTCTCACTGACCGCGAGAGCGGACTGGCGGATTTTTTGCAGTTCCTTTCCGGGCTTACTCAGCGCGAGGAGCGGTGGGTGGTAATAGCCACAACCAACTATCCCGAATTGCTCGACAAAGCTATTATTGAACGCCCGTTGCGGTTCAATCGAAAATTCGCGTTCAATCTGCCGACCCGCGACGAAATCGAACGACTGGTTGATCTCTACTTCGGCTCGGCCACAATTCCCGCCGACAAGAAACGGTTGTGTCATGAAAAAGGCTTTACGGGGGCGCATATCAGTGAGATCAAACGGACAGCTATGACCCTCTCGTTAAAACGCAACCTGCCAGCGCCAGAAGTTTTTCCTGACGCTGTGAGCGTGGTGGAAAAGAATTTTTTACCAAACCTTCAACCGGTGGGTTTCAGAGCCTGA
- a CDS encoding carbon-nitrogen hydrolase family protein: MNRRTFLTSLSSLAALGAAPARAADGQSRRRSTSSHPPRKVIVGTVMQSFWGKHPGLQKRLDQLAGIVDLMASEAKKKYGRGLDLAVLPETSITGEADGDALAHSVPFEGLVQDVFSRKAREHGCYIVVATYLLDSKEKKLCSNAAVLVGRKGETVGTYRKVHLVVSFERGNMEGGATPGNAFPVFECDFGKLGIQICYEMEFDDGWSELARQGAELIAWPTQSPQTSQPAFRAKDHRFYIVSSTWRHNASLFEPTGKIAAQIKPPQNILVHELDLSYAILPWSSKLRNGEALRKACGNNVGYNYYEDEDRGIFWSNDPKTPIGEMVRSMGLREIEDEMAQVRRFYRKAGASR; this comes from the coding sequence ATGAACCGAAGAACATTCCTCACCTCCCTGAGCAGTCTGGCGGCCCTTGGCGCCGCGCCGGCACGCGCCGCCGATGGCCAATCGCGGCGCAGAAGCACATCCAGCCACCCGCCTCGAAAGGTGATCGTGGGCACCGTCATGCAATCCTTTTGGGGGAAGCATCCCGGCCTGCAAAAGCGGCTCGATCAATTGGCTGGAATCGTGGATCTGATGGCGTCCGAGGCGAAAAAGAAATACGGTCGCGGCCTCGACCTCGCGGTGCTTCCGGAAACGTCGATCACGGGGGAAGCGGACGGAGACGCCTTGGCGCATTCAGTTCCGTTCGAGGGGCTGGTGCAGGACGTGTTCTCTCGCAAAGCACGCGAGCATGGTTGCTATATCGTCGTTGCAACCTACCTCCTGGATTCGAAGGAAAAGAAGTTGTGCTCGAATGCGGCGGTCCTGGTCGGGCGCAAAGGAGAAACGGTCGGAACCTACCGCAAAGTGCATCTGGTCGTCTCGTTCGAGCGCGGCAACATGGAAGGCGGCGCCACCCCAGGCAACGCGTTCCCTGTCTTCGAGTGCGACTTCGGCAAGCTCGGCATCCAGATTTGTTATGAGATGGAATTCGACGACGGTTGGTCCGAGTTGGCGCGGCAAGGCGCAGAGTTGATCGCCTGGCCGACGCAATCGCCTCAAACCTCGCAGCCCGCCTTCCGCGCGAAGGATCATCGCTTCTATATTGTGTCCAGCACCTGGCGGCACAACGCCTCCCTCTTCGAGCCGACGGGCAAAATCGCCGCGCAGATCAAGCCGCCGCAAAACATCCTGGTTCACGAACTGGATTTGAGTTACGCGATTCTCCCGTGGAGTTCAAAGCTTCGGAATGGCGAGGCGCTCCGCAAGGCCTGCGGCAACAACGTCGGCTACAATTACTACGAGGACGAAGATCGCGGCATCTTCTGGTCGAACGACCCGAAGACGCCGATCGGCGAGATGGTGCGCTCCATGGGTCTGCGGGAAATCGAGGATGAAATGGCGCAAGTGCGGAGGTTCTACCGCAAAGCCGGAGCTTCGAGATAG